One window from the genome of Cucumis melo cultivar AY chromosome 12, USDA_Cmelo_AY_1.0, whole genome shotgun sequence encodes:
- the LOC103498228 gene encoding uncharacterized protein LOC103498228, translating to MKKLYRKTGTVHPSPPLISDHLSFLPTAILTLSSALSLQDREVLAYLISSCSNDFTPVHNSSTHRGKAAHHKHAAPMAGSDHPPAFSCYCFQCYTSYWVRWDSSPNRQLIHEIIDAYEDKLAETKVGKNNKKERKKRNSSGTVSGPGEGKGAEAAAKVEEWKVTEGGEEEAEKGPVRRIVSLLGEKIWGSWN from the coding sequence ATGAAGAAGCTCTACCGCAAAACAGGAACCGTCCACCCTTCTCCCCCTCTCATCTCCGATCATCTCTCCTTTCTCCCCACTGCCATCCTCACCCTCTCTTCCGCCCTCTCTCTCCAGGACCGGGAGGTTTTAGCCTACCTTATCTCCTCCTGCTCCAACGACTTCACCCCCGTCCACAATTCCTCCACCCACCGCGGCAAGGCAGCTCACCACAAACACGCCGCCCCCATGGCCGGTTCGGATCACCCCCCGGCCTTCTCCTGCTACTGTTTCCAATGCTACACCAGCTACTGGGTCAGATGGGATTCCTCACCCAATCGGCAACTGATTCACGAAATCATCGACGCTTATGAAGACAAATTGGCCGAGACCAAAGTTGGGAAGAACAataagaaagagagaaagaagcgAAATAGTAGCGGGACGGTTTCCGGTCCGGGTGAGGGGAAAGGGGCTGAAGCGGCGGCGAAGGTAGAAGAGTGGAAGGTGACGGAAGGCGGCGAGGAGGAGGCGGAGAAAGGGCCGGTGAGAAGGATTGTGAGTTTGCTAGGGGAAAAAATTTGGGGAAGTTGGAATTAA